The following are encoded together in the Acipenser ruthenus chromosome 24, fAciRut3.2 maternal haplotype, whole genome shotgun sequence genome:
- the LOC117429028 gene encoding piercer of microtubule wall 2 protein, giving the protein MSNTVRSASGPGPKDLSTCANPGNPVFSCMIKPATLPNNSGCFARPQNPLYKTTSSNYGYMPPAFETAPCAYHPMSQTFSEHLRNCGMYRNQSLNTVVDKSRVYDYPYLQNTL; this is encoded by the coding sequence ATGTCCAACACTGTGAGATCAGCATCTGGCCCTGGACCTAAAGACTTGAGTACCTGTGCAAATCCTGGTAACCCTGTGTTTTCATGTATGATAAAACCTGCTACGCTTCCAAACAATTCTGGGTGCTTTGCTAGACCACAGAATCCACTTTATAAAACTACATCAAGTAATTATGGATACATGCCTCCAGCATTTGAAACAGCGCCTTGTGCTTACCATCCAATGTCACAGACATTTTCTGAGCATCTTAGAAATTGTGGGATGTATCGCAATCAATCTTTGAATACAGTCGTAGACAAAAGCAGAGTTTATGACTATCCATACCTGCAGAACACTCTTTGA
- the dnaaf4 gene encoding dynein assembly factor 4, axonemal: MPLIVKDYSWTQTETLVYINVPLKGVKAGKVDIFSTDEYLKVNFPPFLFEVILYAPIDDNKSVAKIGNGVVIFTLYKKEESIWESLALMNVDKETLQKKRENAVLKAQEKAVTDTEAKAIKKRENEKYALETMMKLEDEERKRIEEMKEQERRRATEELEQWKEKQRKEEEEKKAQQRREIQKLEHEKKKKKDEMKTYSKSVSECPRKRTTAKTGKSEEISLPPPRSAGSIKIQFTPRVFPTALRESRVAEEEAWLKKQADARRAVNADVSELKDLKEEERNPDWLKEKGKKLFATQNYLAAVNAYNLAIQLNHKLPILYLNRAACHLKLRNLHKAIEDSSKALDLLTPPVADNADARAKAHIRRGTAFCELELYVEGLQDYQAALKIDPLNETVNADAEKIREIIQGTVPDSL, encoded by the exons ATGCCTTTGATTGTAAAAGATTACTCGTGGACACAGACGGAAACTCTGGTGTACATAAATGTACCTTTAAAAGGAGTGAAAGCTGGAAAAGTAGATATATTTTCCACAGACGAATATCTTAAG gtAAATTTCCCACCATTCTTATTCGAAGTAATACTGTATGCGCCGATAGATGATAATAAAAGCGTTGCAAAGATTGGAAATGGAGTAGTTATCTTCACATTGTATAAAAAGGAGGAGTCAATATGGGAAAGTCTTGCACTCATGAACG TTGATAAAGAGACGTTgcagaagaaaagagaaaatgcTGTCCTTAAGGCTCAGGAAAAGGCTGTCACTGACACAGAAGCAAAAGCAATCAAGAaaagagaaaatgaaaaatatgcattGGAGACAATGATGaag CTGGAAGATGAGGAGAGAAAAAGGATTGAAGAAATGAAGGAGCAAGAGCGAAGGAGAGCTACAGAAGAGCTGGAGCAGTGGAAGGAGAAGCAGAGGAaggaagaggaagagaaaaaAGCACAACAGAGGCGAGAAATACAAAAGCTTGAACacgagaagaaaaagaaaaaagatgagATGAAGACATACTCAAAATCTGTGTCAGAATGTCCTAGAAAGAGAACCACGGCTAAGACAG GAAAGTCAGAAGAGATATCTTTGCCCCCTCCACGATCTGCTGGCAGCATCAAAATACAGTTTACACCTCGTGTGTTTCCCACAGCTCTGCGAGAGTCCcgtgttgctgaggaagaagcg tGGCTGAAAAAGCAGGCAGATGCAAGGCGAGCAGTGAACGCTGATGTGTCTGAGCTAAAGGATCTTAAGGAAGAAGAGAGAAATCCAGACTGGTTAAAGGAGAAGGGAAA aaAATTGTTTGCCACACAGAATTACCTAGCTGCTGTCAATGCCTACAACCTAGCAATTCAGTTGAATCACAAACTCCCAATCTTGTACCTCAACCGTGCTGCCTGTCACCTCAAATTGAGAAATCTACACAAAGCCATTGAAGACTCTTCCAAG GCACTTGACTTATTAACACCACCTGTTGCTGACAATGCTGATGCCAGAGCAAAAGCTCACATTAGACGAGGCACTGCATTTTGTGAATTGGAATTATATGTTGaag GTCTTCAAGATTACCAGGCAGCCCTGAAGATTGATCCCCTTAATGAAACAGTAAATGCAGATGCAGAAAAGATCAGAGAGATCATTCAAGGAACAGTGCCTGAttctttataa